The sequence below is a genomic window from Candidatus Sysuiplasma acidicola.
CACCGTATCTCCTCATTGCCGCAATATTGGTGGCTGGCAGGTATTCACCCTGGCAGGGACTGGTTGTCAGGGGAAGGACTGGAGCGCGGAGCGCAAAGTTCTACGTGCTTACGGCAGTACTCATCTCGCTTACAGGCGCTTCCATTGTTGCCATCTATGGTCTGCCCTCCATACCTGTCGAACCTGGCGCAGACGTCCTGTTGTTCGTCCCCACGCTGGCACTTTCGCTGATTGGAGGCGCCTTATACGTGCGTTTTTCGCTGATGAGATTCGAAAACGCAATATTCGGCGCATTTGCTACCCTGATCGCATTGATCATAATTGCAGGCATGATTACTGGCGCGGCTTACCTCGTTCCATTGAGAGTGATCGAATACCTCTCGCTCATCCTGGCTTTTTTTGCCGGTTTCGGACTGGTGACTGCAATGAGTCTGTTCTTCCGGCCCGCCAGAAGGACTACTGTCTCCGTCACCATAGCATTCATCTTGATTCTTGCAGGCATGTCCGCCACTTTTTTCAACACTTCACTCTCCGTTCCATCGAAGATCGGCGCCACTCCTCCGGCGGATCTGGATGCAGCAAACTGGATTAGGTGGAACACGCAGACCAACGCCACGTTCGCAGGTGATCACAGGGTGAGCTCCATAGTCTTCGGATATGGGGACAGGAATGCCACGTGGGAGTTCGGCGGCGCGACGATTTTCGGCTCAAACACAATCGGCCAGCTGTTGAACAATCTCAACTCATCGCAGACACCGTCGGGGCTGAAACATGTGGATTACGTGATGGTAGATGGCGAGATGATTGCTGCGGCGAACTTCTACCCCAACCAGCCTGATTATCCGTTGAATCCTGTAATGTTATCGATGCTCAAAACAGATAATTTCCTCGAGCTGTACACGAATGGTTACGCCACGGTGTACGCCTACGTCTGATTTAGCCGACGCGCGGTTCAGCTGTACTTGACCCTCAGGTCGCGAAGAATATCGGCTACATCCTCGCACCTGTCCGTAACCGACTCCATGTTGTCGTAGATTTCCTTGAGCTTTACGATTTCGATCGCGTTGTCGCCCTTGAAGAGTTCCTCGAGCGACGTGCGTAGTATGGTGTCGGCATCATTCTCATACTTATTTATTTCAACGCAGCTCTTCTCAAGCCTGTCGAAACGTCTCGAATAGATGTCATTTATATTTTCTATTCCTTCAGAAACCTCACGCACGGACAGCAGGATGGTATGCGAAAATTCTTTCATTGGAACTGTAGGTGAATTCACCCCGTACATGTGAAATCTCGCAACTGTTGCCTCCATATAGTCCATTATGTCGTCCAGCGCCTGGGCCAGTGACACTATCTCGGTCCTCTCAATCGGTGCAATGAGCTTGGTATTGAGCCTGACAAAGATGCGATGGACGATCTCGTCGCAGTCATGCTCTATGCTCTTGATCCTCTTTGCAAATTCAATGGTATCTCCCCAGCTGCTGATGAATTTCTCCAGTTCCCCTGCTGCAACGACAATCTGTTCTGTCAACGCATAAATCAAATCGGAGAATTCAGAATAGGTCTTCAGCAGCTTTTCCTCACCGCTGATTTCCTCGAGCCGCCTCTCCTGTCCCTCGGGTATGAACAGTGCAGTCACCGCTACGCCCATGACAGACATCACGGCCAGCCAGGAGAAAATGCCACTGAGATGTATGTAACTTAGCATGAACGGAAAGAGAAAGGCGCTCATAGCTGCACCGGATTTTCCGGCAGATGCAGCTATGCCGTGCCCGGTAGATCGAATCTGCGTGGGGAACACCTCAACCGGGACTACGAACGTTGTCGTGTTCGGACCCATATTTATGAAAAAGAAGGTGGAACCGAAAACTATGAGCAATGCTGTCACATTAGCCACTATCGCAGGAATCAGGGCAATGGACGCATACGCTATGGCCATAAAGATGAAACCTAGCATCTGCAGTTTCCTTCTTCCGATGTTATCTATAAGATAGACGGCAGCCCAGTAACCAGGAAAAGCGGAGAACAGGAAGATGGCTGCAGTGATCTCGGTGGATGTGAGTATAGAGACCGAGCTGACATCGTGCACGATCGTGTTTGTAAATATGCCGGTGCCGTAGAATGCGACATCCAGCGCAAACCAACATAGAGATGTGCCGAGGATCATCGGCGCATACATGGAAAGTATTTGTCTCTTGGGTATCTTGATCGTCTGTCTCCTCGCATCCCTGTCGTCGATGGTGCCAGCAAGAGGTATTCCGTAGGAGTCACTTCCCGTTTTCTTTCCGGAAGATGCAACGTATCTGGGCGTTTCGCTCATCCTGCTCCTGTTATACAGAACTGCCAGTGCGGGAATAGCACCCATTGCAAGGGGCAGTCTCCAGGAAAGCGACAGTGGCGCATGCAACAGCAGAGTAACCAGGGTGATCAGCGCGCCCGTCAGTTGCCCGAATCCCTGCATTGCAAACACTGATGCAACGAGTTTTCCCCTGTCCTTCCTGTTCGAGAATTCGGACATGATGGTAGCACTGATAGGATAATCAGCACCTATGCCGACACCGAGCAGGAGACGCCACAGTATGAGCTGAACAGGGTCGGCAGAAGTCGCGGAACCGAGAGCGGCGACTATGAGGAGAACGAGGTCGAACGTGTATACTGTCTTCCTGCCGAACCGATCGGCAATGGGGCCGAAAATGAGCGGGCCAAGAATTGCGCCAAACAACGCGGAGCTGGAGATCAGCGCATAATAGAGCGCTTTGTCTGAAATGCCGAAGTATACGCCTATTATGGGCAAAATTGCACCTATGACAAAAAGGTCGTATGCGTCAGTAAAGAATCCCATACCCGAAATCAGTAGCGTTTTGATGTGATATTTGCTGATGCTGGCTTCGTCAAGCGGCGCGAACAGCCCCGGTGTCTGGGATTGACTCAATTCGAACAGTGCTCCAGGAATTTGTCTGAACGCACGACAGCCACTGATGCCGATATGCCAAGCGCGCCGGCTGTGTGCCTTCCCGTCGACCTTCCCGTTGATTGAGATTTAAAGTGAATTTCAATATGGTGTATATAGACTAAATAGATGTACATTAAGATATATATTGCAGTGCGTACCTACTGAGTGGCTGTCAACATGGAAACAAGAAAAGTGCAGTTTACAGGCAACTCCACATTCACAATCTCGCTGCCCAAGGACTGGGCAAAGAGCATGGGCATAAAGGCGGGTGACCTTCTGGTCCTGACGAGAGCGGATAACGGCACGCTGACAGTGAGTCCATCCCTGCCATCCGGGAGAATCGCCAGAACAAAGGAATTCCTGATTACCAAGGAAAGTCCGGTACATCTGGAAAGGATGCTGATCGGCGCATACGTGATGGGTTTTGATACTATTACGGTGAGAGCAAAGGAAAGAATAGACAATGCTATGAAGGAAAAGATCAGGCATTTTACAAGATCCGTCACGGGTGTTGAAATTGTGGAGGAGAGTATGAACGCCGTAGTCATAAAGGATCTCAGTGACCCCCTCGAGCTATCCCAGGAAAAAGGAGTGAGGAGACTGCACCTTATCGTGAAATCAATGCAGGAGGATTCTATAGAGTCTCTGGCAAGAGGCGATTCCTCCTTCGCTATCGACGTGATAAACAGGGATTACGATGCAGACAGAATCTACTGGATAATCATGAAAGAGCATAACATGATGGTGAAGGACATGAGCCTCGCCGAAAAGCTCAAAATAACCATAGATGAGAGCAATGCATACTTCCAGGTAGCGAGATATCTGGAGCGCATAGGCGATCATGCGGTTCAGATAGCAAGATCCGTGACATCCATCGGCAGCTATGCGATTGATGAAAAACTGCTGGCCCAGTTCCGGAATGTGCATGCGCTGGCAATGAAGATGCTCGACGGTGCAATGAGCGCGTTCTTCAGAAGGAATGTGGAAGAGGCCAATAACGTCATAGATCAGAGGGAAAAACTCAAGACTGCGCTCGGCGAACTTTCCAGGAAAATCCAGAATCTGAAGGGCGAGGCGGCCATACAGCTTGCACTCATAGAGGAATCGGTGAGGAGGACGGCTTACTACGCCACTGACATCTGCGAAGTCTCCATAAACTACTGCATGCTCCCCTGACGATTTTGAGCACACGTGCAAGCAGACGTACACAATGCGGTGAATGGCTGGCGCGGCGTTGTAGAGTACATATATTTGAGGGCAATTAGACAGGGACGCAATGGAAAAAACAGTCAACACGGAGCAGGCAGAAACAGCTTCAGGAGAGGCACATGATGGTGCTGCCGGTCACTTTCCACTGATGATATCGCTGAGAGATAAAGACATAGTGATTGTAGGCGGCGGGGAGGTTGCTTACCACAAGGCGTCATTGCTGCGCCCCTATGCCCGATCAATAACGGTGCTGAGCGAGGAGTTCTCAGAAAAATTCAACAATCTGGATGTGAAGAAGATTGTTGCGTCAGGCCGGGACATAAAAACGCTGATGGGAAAACCGTTCCTGCTGATTTGTGCTACAGACGACCATGAGCTGAACAACGACCTGATGATGCACTGCCGCAGGAACGGCATACTGTGCAACAATGTTGACGTGCTTGAATCCGACGTATATTTCGGTTCTATGATAAAGAGCGGCCCCCTGACCATTTCGATATCAACCAACGGCATGTCTCCTACAATGGCGAGGTTCACAAGGGAAACACTGACCGAGGCGCTAGACAGGAGTTTCTGGGAGATGCTCGGCATCCAGACTGAACTGCGGTCGAAGCTGAGGCATTCCATACCTGAAATGAGGAGGAGAAAGGAAGTGCTTGATTCGATTGTCTACGATCCTGATATATGGGCGTTGCTTGAAGGGGGAAAAAGGAAGGAGGCCATGGAACTCGCTGTCAGGAAGGTGAATGGCGGCAATGAAAGCTGAGGAGGACGTGGTGAACTCGGAACATGACGTGCTCATTGACGGAACAGACAGGAGGCTTCTGAACGAGATACAGTGGGAGTTCCCTCTTGTGCGGAGACCGTATCTCGCACTTGGCAGGAAGCTCGGGCTGAGCGAGGAGGTTTTGATGCAGCGCATAGAACATCTTCGTGAGATCGGAGTAATAAGACAGATTAATGCGATTTACGACACAAGGAGGCTCGGATATTCAAGCACGCTTGTCTCTTTCTCGGTGGAAGAGGACAGGATCGACGATGTAGCCGAAAAGATAAACGGGCATCCCGGTGTGAGTCACAATTACAGACGTGAAGGAGAATTCAACCTCTGGTTCACACTTGCGACACCTCCCGGAACCGATGTAGGAAGCGAGGCCGCAAGACTTGCAGCGGAAAATGGGGTTGTGAGGTGGCATCTCCTCCCAGCACTGAAACTTTACAAAATAGGTGTTAGACTCAATATGACGGGGGAGCACGTCGAAGTGCCAAAAGAGAAGAGAAAATGGGACACCCCGTTCACTGTCACCGAGGAGGACAGGAAATTCATCCGGGCGACGCAGAAAGATCTTTCCATCTCTGCAGAACCGTTCGAATCGATGGCGGCAGAAGCCGGGATGAGCGTGGAGGAGATGTTCGATCGTTTCCGCAGCTACCATGACCTGGGAGTGATGAGGAGATTCGCGGCCATACTCAGGCACCAGAAGGCCGGCTTTGTGGCGAACGGCATGGTATGCTGGAAGGCAGACGAAACTGTATCGCAAAAGGTGGCTGAGGCGGCGGTGGAATATAGCGAGGTGAGTCACTGCTATATGCGACCGACATACGGAGACTGGCCATACAGCACATATACAATGATACACGGCAGGGAGAAGAAAGAGTGCGAAAGAATAGCTGCGGAAATTTCCGCTAAGACAGGCATTACGGATTATGTTGTGCTTTACAGCACCAGAGAGTACAAGAAAAAGAGAGTCGAATACTTCGTCTGACGGAAGGTGAAAACAGCATGACGGATGTGGAAGGAAATGAGTTGCACAACTTCACGTTTTATAAACTCGATGCGGCCGCGACAAAGAACAGCGGCGAGCAGAAAGATGCGATGAAAACTGAATTCATGAATGTGCTTGAAGGCACAGGTGTGGAACATGCCGCATACACCCTCCTCGGACTGAGAGCCGAGACGGATTTCATGATTCATTTTCGCTCTTCCGATGCAGAACTGCTTCAGAACGAAGTTGCGAAGCTGAGAAAAACCGCGATTGCGGCGTATCTGACCACACCGTACGTCTACCTCTGCACGAAACGAAAATCCGAGTACAAGGCGGAAGGGGAATCTGAAGTGCATCTTGCGAGCGGAGAAGGAAAATTCCTGTTTGTATATCCGTTCGTCAAGACGAGGGAATGGTACCTCCTTTCCTCCGGCGAAAGGAGACGCATAATGGCAGAACACATAATGGTCGGAAGGAAATATCCCGGCGTGAGAATCAACACAGCTTACTCATTCGGCATAGGCGATCAGGATTTTCTTCTGTCGTTCGACTCCGATGATCTT
It includes:
- a CDS encoding MFS transporter, whose translation is MSQSQTPGLFAPLDEASISKYHIKTLLISGMGFFTDAYDLFVIGAILPIIGVYFGISDKALYYALISSSALFGAILGPLIFGPIADRFGRKTVYTFDLVLLIVAALGSATSADPVQLILWRLLLGVGIGADYPISATIMSEFSNRKDRGKLVASVFAMQGFGQLTGALITLVTLLLHAPLSLSWRLPLAMGAIPALAVLYNRSRMSETPRYVASSGKKTGSDSYGIPLAGTIDDRDARRQTIKIPKRQILSMYAPMILGTSLCWFALDVAFYGTGIFTNTIVHDVSSVSILTSTEITAAIFLFSAFPGYWAAVYLIDNIGRRKLQMLGFIFMAIAYASIALIPAIVANVTALLIVFGSTFFFINMGPNTTTFVVPVEVFPTQIRSTGHGIAASAGKSGAAMSAFLFPFMLSYIHLSGIFSWLAVMSVMGVAVTALFIPEGQERRLEEISGEEKLLKTYSEFSDLIYALTEQIVVAAGELEKFISSWGDTIEFAKRIKSIEHDCDEIVHRIFVRLNTKLIAPIERTEIVSLAQALDDIMDYMEATVARFHMYGVNSPTVPMKEFSHTILLSVREVSEGIENINDIYSRRFDRLEKSCVEINKYENDADTILRTSLEELFKGDNAIEIVKLKEIYDNMESVTDRCEDVADILRDLRVKYS
- a CDS encoding AbrB/MazE/SpoVT family DNA-binding domain-containing protein — translated: MAVNMETRKVQFTGNSTFTISLPKDWAKSMGIKAGDLLVLTRADNGTLTVSPSLPSGRIARTKEFLITKESPVHLERMLIGAYVMGFDTITVRAKERIDNAMKEKIRHFTRSVTGVEIVEESMNAVVIKDLSDPLELSQEKGVRRLHLIVKSMQEDSIESLARGDSSFAIDVINRDYDADRIYWIIMKEHNMMVKDMSLAEKLKITIDESNAYFQVARYLERIGDHAVQIARSVTSIGSYAIDEKLLAQFRNVHALAMKMLDGAMSAFFRRNVEEANNVIDQREKLKTALGELSRKIQNLKGEAAIQLALIEESVRRTAYYATDICEVSINYCMLP
- a CDS encoding bifunctional precorrin-2 dehydrogenase/sirohydrochlorin ferrochelatase, translated to MEKTVNTEQAETASGEAHDGAAGHFPLMISLRDKDIVIVGGGEVAYHKASLLRPYARSITVLSEEFSEKFNNLDVKKIVASGRDIKTLMGKPFLLICATDDHELNNDLMMHCRRNGILCNNVDVLESDVYFGSMIKSGPLTISISTNGMSPTMARFTRETLTEALDRSFWEMLGIQTELRSKLRHSIPEMRRRKEVLDSIVYDPDIWALLEGGKRKEAMELAVRKVNGGNES
- a CDS encoding Lrp/AsnC family transcriptional regulator, translating into MKAEEDVVNSEHDVLIDGTDRRLLNEIQWEFPLVRRPYLALGRKLGLSEEVLMQRIEHLREIGVIRQINAIYDTRRLGYSSTLVSFSVEEDRIDDVAEKINGHPGVSHNYRREGEFNLWFTLATPPGTDVGSEAARLAAENGVVRWHLLPALKLYKIGVRLNMTGEHVEVPKEKRKWDTPFTVTEEDRKFIRATQKDLSISAEPFESMAAEAGMSVEEMFDRFRSYHDLGVMRRFAAILRHQKAGFVANGMVCWKADETVSQKVAEAAVEYSEVSHCYMRPTYGDWPYSTYTMIHGREKKECERIAAEISAKTGITDYVVLYSTREYKKKRVEYFV
- a CDS encoding chlorite dismutase family protein translates to MTDVEGNELHNFTFYKLDAAATKNSGEQKDAMKTEFMNVLEGTGVEHAAYTLLGLRAETDFMIHFRSSDAELLQNEVAKLRKTAIAAYLTTPYVYLCTKRKSEYKAEGESEVHLASGEGKFLFVYPFVKTREWYLLSSGERRRIMAEHIMVGRKYPGVRINTAYSFGIGDQDFLLSFDSDDLFSFQTLVMDLRNTEASRYTVRDTPMFVCLKKTMSETLDQML